The genomic DNA TGAAAAATTTAGTTAGAGACCGCAGAATGACCAGATTGCTATACCTCTCCACTAAGTCCACACAACTTAACTCAGGGGGTAAAAAATCCATAAATGCTTCATCAATTACAACCAGAGCAAACCGATCGAGACACTCTAAAATCCAACTTTTGTCTAGCAACTGACCCGTAGGATTGTGGGGATTATTCAGTAACAAACCCTGCCGATCGGGTTGATTAATTCCTAATATCTGGGCTGTAAATTCAGTCTCCCAAATGCTGATATTTTTTACCCGAGCATGACAACTCTGCAAAGCTCGATCGTAATCAGCAAAAGCAGGGCGTAAAATGACTGTAGTTGCTAATTCTGCCAAATCTCTAGCAATCCAAGTTAGTAGTTCTGCGGCACCGTTGCCAGGGAGTAAACGAGCGGGGTCAACGCCATAGAAATCGGCTAGAGCTTGTCGTAGTTCTGGGTAATGGGGGTCAGGATAGTGACTTATTTCTGGCAGAGCCGCTTGCAGAGCTACCAGGGCAGAGGCTGGGGGACCAAGGGGGTTAATGCTAGCCGAAAAATCCACTAAATCCCGAGGAGAAACTCCCGCTATCTGCGCCCACCAAGCCCGATTGCCCCCATGCTTAAATGCCTGCTCCACCTATAAAGCCTTCGTATTCCTCGTATTCAGGAGGGACATCAATTTCACTTTTCAGCAGATGTTTGGGACGCACCTCCTCCAACAGAGAGCCATCTATGAGGACTGTAGTAGGCGGTAGCCGCTGAATCAGACTTTCTAGGTGCTCCACGCGGGTAATTAGGCTTCTGATTGTCTCCCCTTCTGGGTCAGGTACACGGTTGTGCTCTAGGGGTTGGATTTTTTCCTCCCGCTGCTTGACAATCCGCCCCGGAATACCCACAACTGTGCAATTGGAAGGAACATCTTTGATGACTACTGAGCCAGCCCCGATACGCACATTGTCCCCGATCGTGATATTGCCCAACACTTTTGCCCCTGCTCCCACCACAACGTTATCGCCCAGGGTCGGGTGACGTTTGCCTGTTTCTTTGCCTGTACCACCTAGGGTTACGCCCTGATAGATAAGACAATTCTTGCCTATAATTGTGGTCTCCCCTATAACTACGCCCATGCCGTGGTCAATAAATGCTCCACTGCCAATCTCTGCCCCAGGGTGAATCTCAATCCCTGTCAGAAAGCGGGAAAACTGGGAGATCAGCCGCGGGATAACGGGAATGCCTAACTTGTGGAGCCAGTGGGCAAAGCGATGCAACCAAATGGCGTGTAGTCCAGGATAGCACAGCAAGACCTCTAGCCAATTGCGAGCGGCAGGGTCACGGTCAAAAATCACTTGGAAGTCGTTAATTAGGGTACCTAGCACTTGCTTCTGCCGTGAAGTTGTAAGATGATCGTAAGCCAATTTGCCCGATTTTTCCATACCCCCGATGACGAAATCCTTTGCCGAAACTTACCCCACGATCGCCCGCTGGATAGCAAATTACGGTTGGGTGGAGATCGGTAAATCTGACTACAGTGAGTCCCTTGTCCGTGCTTTTGCTGCAGAAGGGCTGGTCTGGGAAAATTTGGATAAATACAAAACCATCGATGATGCTCTGCAAGCGCTGGAAGCTAGTTTAGCCAGTTGGTTGGAAGACCATGCATGAACTGCTAGCCCCGATCGTTGGCACTGAAAATCTCCAAACAATAGAGAGCAAGTTGTGGGTTACCCCCCCTAGCCAAACCCAGATGGCGGCAGTAGTCAAGCTCTGTCACGATCGGCGCTGGCAGATAGGGATTGTAGGGCAGGGGAGCAAGTTAGCCTGGGGCAACTCTTTGCAGGGTGCAGACCTGGTGCTGAGTACGGCGAAACTCCATCGCTTAATCGACCACTCCCAGGGGGATTTGACCATCACTGTAGAAGCGGGCTACAAATTTGCCGAATTGCAATCTTTTTTGGCACAGTACCAACAGTGTTTGGGCATCGACCCACCCTACAGGGAGCATTGTAGTATTGGCGGCGTAGTGGCAACGGGAGAGAGTGGTTCCTGGCGACAGCGTTACAACAGCGTGCGGGATCAAATTTTGGGGATTAAGTTTATCCGATCGGACGGTGAAATCGTGAAAGCGGGGGGCAGGGTAGTCAAAAACGTAGCGGGTTACGACCTGATGAAACTTCTGACCGGCTCCTACGGTACTTTGGGCATCATCACGGAAGTTTGTTTTCGTCTTTATCCTCTGCCCTCACCCCGTGTTTTTTACCTCTGTCAGGGGGAAGCAGAACAGATGCAAAAATTACGATCGGTCTTACTCCGTTCTCCTCTCACTCCCCTTAGTTTGGATTTATATTCCCCCTATCTCTTGCAACAATTGGGCTATGCAGCTAAGTGGGGTATTGGTATAGAATTAGCGGGTGTGGCAACAGAATTTGCCAGTAATCTACTCACGGAAATAGTCAACAATTTGGGCATTGCCCGGCAAATAATCGAGGGAGATTTTAACCGATCGGTCAGTCAAATATTTGAAAGGAACGGACGTTGTAAGATGGGGGTGCCCAGTGCTCAAGCCATAGAAGTTTTTGCCCAGATTGCCGATCGGTATCCCCTGCAAATTCATCTAGGTAGCGGTCTAGGGTTGCTGCTACTTGCCGATCAGGCAGAAGTTAGCTACTGGCGACAACAACTGACCAGGTTAGGGGGATTTCTCACAGAGCAAGGTAGAGTGAGAGATTCTATCAATTCCCAGGTTAGACAAATGATGGCAAAGATTAAGCAACAGTTTGACCCCCTAAATCTTCTCAATCCTGCTACGTATGACCCCACCCCAATTCTATGATGGTAGTAAAGTTCTGTCCCTATTGTCTTGGGGGATGGGGAGCACTAAACTATCACACCAGAAAAAGAGGTAAAGGAAGCCGCATGGGAGAGACTAGACAAACCCTCTACGACAGAGATTTTGCCCTCTGGGTAGAAGACACTGTGGCTAAACTGCAGAACCAGGACTTTTCCCACCTAGACCTAGGTAACTTAATCGAAGAGGTAGCATCCTTGGGCAAAAGAGATAGACGGGAACTACTCAACCGCATGACAACCCTGTTGGAACATCTCCTCAAACTCCGCTACGTTGACCTACCAGAATGCTGTAATGGTTGGCGAGTAACTATCAAGCGCACGCAAAGAAAACTATATCTTCTGTTGCAAGACTCTCCTAGTCTGCGAAATTTTGCTAGAGAAAATATCTTAGAGTGTTATCAAGTAGCTTTATCGATCGTTAAACAAGCCTATCCCTCTGTCAACTTTCCCCCAGATTGCCCGTTCCCCCCAGACATCGATCTGCTAATTACTGAAAATTAAGGGCTGGGTTATGATGGGAGGGTTAGTGAAAAAATGAGAGTATGCAATTTGCCAAGCGCCTCGACAAAATCCCCCCCTACCTGTTTGCAGAACTCGATCGGAAGCGGAATGAACTGACCGCCAAGGGTGTAGACATTATCAACATGGGGGTAGGTGACCCCGACAAACCCACGCCCGACCATGTGGTACAGGCGATGATCAAGGCAGTACAAGACCCCCGCACCCACAACTATCCCCCCTACCAAGGGACAAGAGCCTATCGGGAAGCAGCAGCAGCATTCATGGCAAGGCGGTTTGGTGTTACAGGCTTAGACCCCGATACCCAAATAGTTTCCTCCATTGGCTCTAAGGAGGCGATCCACAACATTTTTCTCGCTTTTGTCGAA from Pseudanabaenaceae cyanobacterium SKYG29 includes the following:
- the cobD gene encoding threonine-phosphate decarboxylase CobD, whose translation is MEQAFKHGGNRAWWAQIAGVSPRDLVDFSASINPLGPPASALVALQAALPEISHYPDPHYPELRQALADFYGVDPARLLPGNGAAELLTWIARDLAELATTVILRPAFADYDRALQSCHARVKNISIWETEFTAQILGINQPDRQGLLLNNPHNPTGQLLDKSWILECLDRFALVVIDEAFMDFLPPELSCVDLVERYSNLVILRSLTKFFSIAGLRLGCVIAHPDRIRKWQGWRDPWAVNNLAAAVGIAVVKDREFQEQTRAWLIPSRRDLEERLYQFSELSPLPSVANFLLVKTAIPSTRLQSHLAKEHKILIRDCATFLELGQNYIRLAVLTAREHKLLQNALQSSVHLLRA
- the cysE gene encoding serine O-acetyltransferase, whose product is MLGTLINDFQVIFDRDPAARNWLEVLLCYPGLHAIWLHRFAHWLHKLGIPVIPRLISQFSRFLTGIEIHPGAEIGSGAFIDHGMGVVIGETTIIGKNCLIYQGVTLGGTGKETGKRHPTLGDNVVVGAGAKVLGNITIGDNVRIGAGSVVIKDVPSNCTVVGIPGRIVKQREEKIQPLEHNRVPDPEGETIRSLITRVEHLESLIQRLPPTTVLIDGSLLEEVRPKHLLKSEIDVPPEYEEYEGFIGGAGI
- a CDS encoding FAD-binding oxidoreductase, which codes for MHELLAPIVGTENLQTIESKLWVTPPSQTQMAAVVKLCHDRRWQIGIVGQGSKLAWGNSLQGADLVLSTAKLHRLIDHSQGDLTITVEAGYKFAELQSFLAQYQQCLGIDPPYREHCSIGGVVATGESGSWRQRYNSVRDQILGIKFIRSDGEIVKAGGRVVKNVAGYDLMKLLTGSYGTLGIITEVCFRLYPLPSPRVFYLCQGEAEQMQKLRSVLLRSPLTPLSLDLYSPYLLQQLGYAAKWGIGIELAGVATEFASNLLTEIVNNLGIARQIIEGDFNRSVSQIFERNGRCKMGVPSAQAIEVFAQIADRYPLQIHLGSGLGLLLLADQAEVSYWRQQLTRLGGFLTEQGRVRDSINSQVRQMMAKIKQQFDPLNLLNPATYDPTPIL
- a CDS encoding DUF29 domain-containing protein translates to MGETRQTLYDRDFALWVEDTVAKLQNQDFSHLDLGNLIEEVASLGKRDRRELLNRMTTLLEHLLKLRYVDLPECCNGWRVTIKRTQRKLYLLLQDSPSLRNFARENILECYQVALSIVKQAYPSVNFPPDCPFPPDIDLLITEN